The genomic interval GAGTCTCTGCTCCTCATTTCCCACATTTATGAGCTTCACAGATCAGTATGATACAGATATGATCCATAGCTTATAGTCCACGAGAATGACTTGAATAAAAGGCGGTGCTGTGGTGGGGATGAAAGAATAGCGAGTGAGTCGGACATAAAATTGAAGATACAGAAAGGTTGACATAATGGGCAGAATTAATGAGACCATGCATCacttataagttataaaaGCCATCACTATTTTTATGGGTTGAAGTTGAAGCTGGAGAACAGGAACCGCAAGAGGCATCATTCTGACCAATTGAAGAAAGTCATATTTTGAAGGCATGAGCTCCACCAAGAACCCAGTCGTATAATTcaaattcacaaaaaaaagTTGCATGTCAAGCAAGAATTCATCAAGACTGTAGAACCACTAGAACGTATTAACGTCAGGGAGGCCCGTCCAAGATGAGGAACTAAAAATAATATCCAAATGAAGCACGAATTTTGGTATGAAcaagatccagatgaaacatcGAGGTTACACAGCTTGACAGAATGGACCAACAATTACATCACATGAAGGGGTAAAAGCCTTTCCGTACATACTAGCAGACAAGGTGACATTTTCAGATCATCAAAGTCTGAAGCCATTGTCAACCATGTCACACTGGTAAAATAATTGGTACGGAAGTGAGAATTAATATAAATGATGAAGGTCCAAAACATGCAGCTGTCAAATACATATTAAGGAAATAACGCAACATATAATCCAATAAAAAATATGACCTTCATTACAACATGGTGATGAGAAAGTCGACTCTCCCATCTTATTGTAATTCACTTTGGCCGATCACCAGCCATATTGTCAAAGGAAATGTCATTTAAgctagcattttttttttctaatacaataAAGCTAATATTATATAAAGCATCCTCCCTTGTTAGCGTGCTACATGAGTTCCGTTGTCAAATTCACACATGGCTCAACCAATAGAACGCACAATAGAATAGTTCTTCTGTGCAGAATTACAATCGATGTAATTGTCTTAAAGTCAATAAATTGATCACAGTTTTGTCTGGAACGAAGACACATTTTTAAAGGCGAGATGTCCAAGACGTGTTGGAAAAGTCGACAAATGTGAGACAAGGCTGCAAAGCAACACATCTAAGAAACTGGGCTAGAAATCAGACAATGCCCCCTAAAAAAACACATGCCTTATATAGATTTTCAGCAGAGATATACCCTAATACCATATCACTAAAACAAATTTACCCACAATCCTTTATTTGACTACTTTGTATCCAActttttaaactcatgtcatatGTCAAATTCCTCTATTAGTGAGAAAAGATACATGATATGAGTTTTAAAAAGTGGGTAAATAAAAAAGTGGTCGGCAAATTTACTTCCACCAAACTTGCATAAGGCAAAGTTTTTGAATAgatgtaaaaagaaaaatgttaaATACTAATCCACATTAAACTTGACTGAAGTTTAGAGATCAAGTTTTATGCAATTGATGTTGAACAATGTCACTAaacttcaaaataaaataaaaaaagtatcCAACGTGCCACCTAGGAAAGTGTAAAAAAccatgaaaaaaatatattgcaTCAGTTAATAGCTTGTCAACATTGAACTTACCTTAAGTTCAGAGATCAAGTGTAAACCATCATTTGCAATAGGGTTTCAACCTTGGGTCTCtttactttaaaaaaaaaaacttcaatgGAAATGAGTCCTCAGTACCTTGTAAAACCATACTGAGTTAAGACTTAAGACAATGGTGTCTCAACTCTCAACCAGGTTCCAAAAGATAGACTGCTCGATAAAATTCTCCATTTAACTCTAGACTTGGTGAACTAATCACTTGTTCAGtccaaaaaaaacacaaacttCTGCAAAGACCAGACATAGCAATGCTCTCCCTCAGACTGAGTTCTTTCGATTACTAATAACTCATTTGTAAATTCTACGTTCATCAATTATGTAAACTAAGCACTTGATCATGCAACTTATCCAATGATCTGACATAGCAATGCTCTTGCTCAGATTGTCTGTTTTTTGTATTACTAAGTGCTCTCTAACTAGATCTCCTGGAACTAATAATTACTTAACGACACTGAAGTGCATACAGGTACTTGATAACCCCTCACTGATCACCCTAACACCCTTACTTAGGCTTATATTAGTGTAACAGGTGTAAAGCTCAAGTAACAGAATTGTTAGGTTAGTTTGATACTGACAAAGTGTTGTGTTTAGTGTGATAATTACCTACATCTTTAACAATGTAAGGCTGAATATACAACCAGCCATACGAGATTAGTTTTTCCAAAGCTAATGCAGTGCTAGATAGTGCAAATAGAGGTATAAATAATAAGAAACAGACTGGAGATGGAAATCTAAAAAGAGACTCAACATTGTCATAGctcaaaaacaaaactcaatttttaaattaaatcatCCAATCTAAATGGACGAATTATCTAATCTCAATAATAAAAGCATGACGAAAAGAATGCAAACAAAACTCTCCACTGTTGCATCAGAGGTAACACCTTAACGATTGGCCTTGGCAACTCTCTCGATCTCGTCCTTCTTCTTAATAGCATAGCTGCACACAAAACCACCCATCATGAGCCTAAGCCGCAAAACCAATTAATACATGTCAAACCATCCCACAAAAGAAAACACTAGTCAACGGTCTCGTCCTCAGTACCTGTTAGAGGACCCCTTAGCAGCATTGATCAGCTCATCAGCCAAGCACTCTGCGATGGTCTTGATATTCCTGAAAGCAGACTCACGAGCTCCGGTAGTCAGCAGATAAATCGCCTGGTTGACACGTCTGAGCGGCGAAATATCAACAGCCTGACGCCTCACAACACCGGCCGACCCAATTCTGGTCGCGTCTTCCCTAGGACCACTGTCACCACAAACATATCCACACATATCAACACAGTCCATTCAATTCAATACAACAAACACGTCGTAAGCAGTCGGCATTGCGATATATACCTGTTAACAACAGCGTCGACGATGACCTGGATGGGGTTGAGGTCAGTGAGCAAATGGATGATCTCCATGGCGTGCCTTACAATCCTCACAGCCATGAGCTTCTTGCCGTTGTTTCGTCCGTGCATCATGAGAGAGTTGGTTAGCCTCTCGACGATCGGGCACTGCGCCTTCCTGAACCGCTTCACCGAGTACCTCCCGGCGGTGTGGGGCACATACGTGGCGTGCTTGGCCTGAGCCACGCCGATGTAATCTTGCAGCGAGATGTCGCTCACCTGAAAAAACAGATTCAGATTACAATACGGCATTTGTGAATGAATGAATAGTggaggtgagagagagagtgtaCGGACCTGGACGTCATCGAAGCTCCAGCGGTTGAATAGCTTGACGTCGTTGTGGGGGAGGATTTGCTCTTGGGAGACGGGAGCGGATTcgacggcggcggcggccATGGCTGGGAGTGGGATCGGAGGGGTTTAGGGTGAGAGAGACTAGAGAGCTAGAGCGGCTGAGGGAGGAGGCAGAAGCGCATAGGCAAAGTGAAGGAGTGTTATGTAGCTAGGGTTTTACACGTATATGGAGTGATGGGTCATTAGTTTGGGCTCAAACTTTGGACCATACAGGCCTTTATCTGATACATGGATATGAAAATAGCTGCAACCCAAAAGGAAACTAATTACctgtttatttcttttttggaaaatatgagagaattaaACCTCAATTTTCCTGCCTCAAACTATGTGAGGATTGTCACCCATAGTACATGAACACACTAACATCACTCAGATATTATCATCCACTTATAATGAATACATTTacatgtgaggattgtattgtatgtggttttaacttgagttatgttaaaacgtttttctgtcttcagacatgtcttcggacgtgttggcatatcATAAccgagccttggccgggtgacagttacgattcagttagagctctaatttttctgccggtgtactgcatgaggggtaacatatgagttacatgtttatgagtacccatattttggggacattgggtaacaaatgggttgcccaatgcccgACGGCGtgctgcatgaggggtaacagatgagtacatgggtctcatgagtacccgtattataaatttattcaaGTAAACAGAtaggttgcccaatttctcatgagcacttatattttcagatattattggacatccaGATGAGTCGTTCtgtttaaatgttttcagtatttttcacTTGTATTACTAtgcgtgttatactgttgttttactcatacgagctgcaaagcttaccgggtttgtgtttacaatcccggtgcacttattcaatggtgtaggagatagttctcaagtgtggattagcagaatttcaggactactctgaagatttcgaagtttttttatttctattttgtggtgaggattgagaggattttacattccattttgatataatgcttgaattataaattggttttgtaataatcaaatcgactgAGATGTACTATAAACTCAGTTACGATACGTtgtgactataagatgatttcgatttattgagattgttttagagttctcatggcttcgatttttgagtttaacacttgaaatttcgagatCGTGACAACCCACAAGAGTGTTCCATGTTCATGATGCATTCATATATTTTACACTTTCCTTAGTGACCGGTTTCTCTGGTTCCTTGGTGCCTCTCCTCAAAGATTTAGCATATAAATAGTTAGAGCTTTAGCATAGGGTTTTGATTGTTCTGCACATTTCAAATTGTTGACACCCAAAATTCCACACATTCATTTCTTTCGTGTGGCATATGTTTATGGTGTCGTTGGGTCTTCGAGCAAGCTCGCTATAGTCTAAGAGAGACCTTTGAAAAATGAGGCAAGCCCAAATTATCAAGCGACTACCATGCGAGCATATTATGTCGTGTCACTAAACATTATTGTCGTAGACCCAATTTACGTTCTGATTGAGGTTTACAAATGAGGATGTGGTGTGGAAGGTAACTATTCCCGTGAGGTCTATTGCTAAAACGAGGTTTGTAAATAATTCCGGGCTTAGGGACCGAAATCCATGCATGACAGACCAGTCTTAACATGGGCAAGCAAGTCTGAGTGACCCTCAAAACCCAATATAGCCATTTATTCAAAAGCCCAATAGCGTCATCATCTTCCCAATGCATATGCCTTTTACTATTGAGATTAATGTTGCTCCATTCTTGGTAAAAatccaaaatcctcacaaaccCTTCAAAGATACTCTTTGCTCATTGTTCAATGAATCCTGATCACAGTTTCCCACACCTGATTTCAATAAGCCAAACTTCCCAAATTCACAGCACCATGAATCCAAGAAAAACTACCGTCTTATATCTTTGGATCGACATTCTTCAGCCTATAACCCATACAATGGTTCATGGCATTTTCATCAATTTGGTATCATAGAAGAAGTCAATCTTAAAAGTATAGCAACCATTTACCTCAAATTAAAGTCTTTACTAGCAATCTTTTTTCCCTACCTCGCCTATAAAAGCCAACTCCATTGCCACTAGTGATCAACCCATAAACTACTAGAAATCATCAGGCAAGAGATCAAGCTTTATCTCTAAATACCATACCTTTGATACCCAATCAGACCCAATCCATAGTCTGTAATCATGTCCTCTCTCACTAAACTCACAAGGTTCTAACTCCCCACCACACTCATTTGCAAGTTTCGTTGCTCTTGTGGAAGAAAGATGGTTGTTGCTACAATCAAGTGAATcgttgttgttactaatgaaTTTATCACAACAATTATGTTCCTGGGACTTGCCCTCGATCGATTTTAGGCCTGGTTTCACTTAATCAAGAGGGGTTTGTTGCTTAAAATCCACAAGCATAAAACACTGCTAACACAAAATTTGTTCGTAGTATATGAGGGCGGAATGTATTCATGTTGTTTCATACATTTCctattattaatatataacCTTGCGTcgattcttaaaaaaaaagtgatgaATGGGTTGGTAGACACCTTGAGGAGTTTTAGAAGTACCATCCGAAAGCTatgcaaaagaagaagagacctTTGACAAAGTGGGAGTGTCCTCCGCATGGCAGGCTGAAAAATTAATGTTGATGGAGCTTTCAACAATGCTAGTGGGAATTGAGGTGTTGGAGTAATAATTAGAGATGCAAGTGGCTTGGGTATCGCTGCATTAGCTAGGCTTATTAGACATGCACACTCGGTTCTAAATATGGAAGCGGAGGCATGCATAGTTGTCTTGAACCTTGGGATTCGCCAAGGATGGTCAAATATTGACATTGAGAGTGATTAAGCCATTCTAGTTGCTGCTCTACACATGGAGATAAAAAGATTATTCGGAGGTAAGTAGagttattgatgattgcaaaAGTTATTTGAAGGCTTTTCATTCTATTAGAATTCGGCATATCTACTGTGAAGTAAATTGTGTTGTAGATAAATTAGCACACCTTGTTTATTTGTCTTATATTGATAATGTTTGATTATGTGAGACTCGTGCTATCATTCAAGATGTACTTTACGGGGATGTGTCGCATATTTTCGCTATAGCATGATGTTTATGCTCTATGCCCCCTGTTGCAAATGAAACCAGACGTGAGGCAGCTAGACTCGTTTCCAAACACATTTCAATAAAAAGAGACAGTTCCCAAAAAGCCATCACTGTGGAGTTCTCTTTGAATGATGTACACAGTTAATGAAATTTAATCATTGGCCAACTCTAAGGCTCATAATGTATCGGAAGACTTTTAGCCGTGGCATGATCTGATTTATAAACACTAGCTCGAAAAGAAGTGGAACTGAAGCTGAGTCAAGATAAGGAGCATCAATGGAAGCTAGATAGGCATAAATGGAGGACACTGTGGTCAAGTTTGCATCATAGACATGGCAACCACATTTCCACTGTAAAAGCTGAAGTGCTGGTAGTTCTTATTGCTGGGTGATAGTCATGTGTAACTAACTTCATGAACCAATTTATCTATGTTTCCCATGTATAGATATATAGGGATAATATTGACCAAAAAAGATATATAGGGGTAAAGTGTTTTTGATAAGTTTGCGAATTTGGTACTGGTCATGA from Argentina anserina chromosome 2, drPotAnse1.1, whole genome shotgun sequence carries:
- the LOC126783219 gene encoding 40S ribosomal protein S5; amino-acid sequence: MAAAAVESAPVSQEQILPHNDVKLFNRWSFDDVQVSDISLQDYIGVAQAKHATYVPHTAGRYSVKRFRKAQCPIVERLTNSLMMHGRNNGKKLMAVRIVRHAMEIIHLLTDLNPIQVIVDAVVNSGPREDATRIGSAGVVRRQAVDISPLRRVNQAIYLLTTGARESAFRNIKTIAECLADELINAAKGSSNSYAIKKKDEIERVAKANR